The genome window CCTTCCCTGTTGACAGCAGGATTTTAATCAGGGTCTGACTTAAATCATTAATTCACAGCCCTCCGGTTGTTTAAAGAGCTGTGATAATGAGCTGAGAAGAAATTACTATTCATTGTCTCTTGGCAGGACTGTAATGGCATGGCATGACATTCATTGAAAGAGCAGAGATAATCttcagaatgagagaaagagaaaatctaCCCAGAAGAAACAATGACAGGAGATTCCTCCACATATGCAAACACAAAGAGGTCAATTTATATCTAGTTTTTTCAACATGTCTTTATTCCTCAAGGGTATTTGGCAAGACAGCCATAACATAAACTTCACGTCCAACATTACTTGGCAACATATTTCccagcagggaagaaaataaattggatttttttctttgtgctaATGCCACATTTTTGGATGGTTTTTTGGAAGCTAATCAAGAGATGGCTGCTCAGCATGCCTCTTCATTCTTGATGGGCTTTTAGTGCAAAATTGCCAGCAGCAACTTTCTGAAGTCCCCAGAGGTGTCAGAGTGGACAGCTTCAGCTAACGGCTTCTTGTACATCTGCTGGAACTTCTCCTTTATTGCTGGCAGGTCGCTCTGAGGAGACACCAAAAGCCTCTTTAGAAGAGTGGTGAATGCTTTGAGTaacctgccctgcccctgccagcacccCTGGGGTCTGATTCAAGGCCCACCACACCGAGTGGGAGTAGGAGAGGAGAATGCAGGAGGTCTAAAACTCTTGGAGGACTTCGAGCTTAACATTTGAATTCAAGGTAAGTCCATGTCAGATGGTGGTGAGGGGATGCTAACTGTGAAGAAGGCCTGCATGGAAAGTTATGCCAAGGCTGGGACAATCTCTGCCCAatggtgctgtgccagcacagccttggTACTGGAGAAACTCACACAGGAATGATGTGAGCTCCTGAGGTCATCCCCTGGTGGCAAACAGGGAAAGAGGGATGTCCCAGGAGTATGGCTAAAAAAGAGTGTTGTTCCACCCAGAGAAGTAATTTTCTGGTTACTGCTGGGGGAGAAACAAACTCCTTATCTGGAGCTGTCCTGTAAAAAGGCACCTACAGCACAGGTCTGATCTTTATCCCAGTGGGTTTTAAATGTTATAACGACTGGACTGTGTCTTAATGGAGACAATGTGCTGGAGCCTAATTTTTCTCACTGTGGATCATTGAGAAATATGCTTTCCTCATGCCTGTGAGAGGCTCCTCCTCTGTGTTGATTGAAACAGCCCTGGGGTTACAACCTACACAGCTTACAAGGAATACTTAAAGATTGTGCTTAAATATCTCAAATGTCTCATGAGGTTTTGTGCTTCTTAAAATGACAGTTAACTCCTttggctttttatttctcttccctcctccccatctgtttttcccagctggaatcaGAGAAAATTGGCAACATATGTTTATAAGCAATTCTCAAATTGGAAACTGCTGCTTTATCATTAATTAACTAGGAATTACTTCTACACATCCTACTGGGGCCAGACCTCCCCATGGGCTGGTTTTAACCAGGTACAGTTGACTACACTTGAAATTGCCTACATGCTTCCTGGTTTAGTTcctttgaaaacagaaatagatgCAATATCAAAATTAGAGGTGCCTGGGTACAGAAGCAGAGTGTGACCACTGATGTCACTGGGCTGAAAAGGGTTTGCTGAGCACATGATCTACCAGGACTCACTCCATACCCTCTACATTTGTGTTCTCCTAGAGCTGATGTGAGCAGTTACAGGACACAGGGTACCCTACCTCAGCCCTGGTCACAAGGATGCGAATCAAGGTCTCTTCATCAGTCCCAGCTCCTTTCATCGACTTGTGCAAAAGTGTGGCAAAGTAACCTGGGCAGTCTTTGGCACAGCTGACTAAAGAAAACAGTAAGAGGCCTCATTATACTTGTACATTTACAGTTTGTGATACAACTTCAAGCAGAATTAAATAAGTAAGAAAAGGAAACTCTAGTGTTTATGCTTAGACACATGAGCTGGCAGGGCTTTTATTCTGAGACTGATCCCCTATCAGTATGCAAGGAGAAATCTTGGAGTATGAATGGGGATGTCCATTTTTCCACAAGAGATTACCAGCACTGAGTACTCAGCCATTCCACAGTGAAAATTACATAAATGAGAAACCCCATGCCCTCATGGGGTTCCTCTTGCCCACCCATTCTTGGGGTAGCTGcctgttgtattgcactaaatagtttatttagcCATTTACAGCTGCTCACTCTGCAGATCACAGGAGGAAATCTGTGAGAGCCTAAATCCAGATGGGTAACAGCAATACAGTGGGACAGGGCACGGGTTTAAATACTGGTCAACCCTAGTGCTAACTTGCTGTCTAGGACCCTGTACATTTTTGTGGTGGCTGGCTAGTGCACTTCTCATGGTGCCCAAGCATCTGCTGGAAGTTATCACCAGCCATTGTCCCAGGGGCAGCTTGGAGGTGGCTACCTGTGTTAGAGGGAAaaaacttcagcttttcctgtggAAAGGAGCTGTGTCTGGCAAGTTTTAGTTTTAAAACCAAGGAGTCCCAATCACTACTGGAAATTGTCTACTTTTTCCCTGGCAGATATGTTAGCTCAGTTTAGGGGTAGCTCAATGGCTGTTGCCAGGCTGTACACAGACCCCCAACAATCAATGTCAGGTGACAGCAAGAACTAGAAAAGAAAGGTCTTGAAACTCTTGCTTTTTACCTAGAGTCAGATAAGCCTTCTCCAGATCTCCAGAGGTTTCACTTTTAATGGATTCTTCTATGTCCTTCCCACACACCtatgagaagaaaaaggagcCATAAGAGCTTCTCTCTGTACATGTCTTCCCACTGTCAAAACAGCATCAGATTCAGGACCCAATGGCAAAAGGTCATTCCAGATCCTTTAGAGCCTTTCCAAAGGAGTAATTCGAGGTAAATGAAGTTCTCCTCTGGCATAAGTTCTCACAGATCCACTGTGATCCACAAGAGAAGGTCTGTGCAGCCAGGTAAGGCCCAGTGGTTAAGGGATGGATAATCTCCATCAGGCAGTCCCAGGTATCTGACAGCCTCTAGGACAAAGAAGCTGCAGCGTCTTCTTGAGTGACCCCTGGTCAGCAGAAACTGTTCAAGCTTTCTCTAAACTCTCTATCAAAGGCTCTGGATGGCTCCCACATAAATAAGATAATTTTTGGAGCTTTACCAACTCTCTGAAGTTCTCTTACTTATTGTCTTTGGCTTCCCAGGCTAAGTTTACAAGCACCACGGTTGTCTCAGAGTTTTTGTATTATTCTGTAGGGAATTGGAGAAGCAGACTGTCTCTTCAAAACAGAGTTTACCCTGACTTTTGTGAACTTCAGGAACCTCAAAGACTTTTACTTTGCTCTACTTTGAGCGTCAGGATGTCCCTGCAAGTTTCAAGACTCTGACTTTTAGGTCAGAGCTGGGAGACTGTGTGTACAAGGCAGCAAGGGCACCACATCAGGCTTTAGGGCTTAAGCTCTGCAAAGCACCAACCTGGTTTAGATCTTACCCTATGTATCTCTCCAGCTGAAGAGAAGGGCATGTTTGCAAGATTTTGGCTCTAATCTTGGCCTACTTTGagtgcagccaggcaggatgTGGTGGATTGGTTTGGGCAAACAGATCTGCTTGGCTTTAGGAATCAAAGGCCAAGGTAGTTAGGCTATTGAGCATTTAACTGAATCCCCAGGGTTTGGGCCACTCCAAGGGAGAGAGTATCAGTTTGTGACTGGGTTTGTtcttctgccagcagcagccccaaacTTGGATTAAGCTGCAAACGTTTTTGTAGCTATTGGTTCCTTATTATGTTGACATTGAAACATGGCTTTGACTTGAGCTCTTTCCATCTTCAGTGCCTGAGGCTACAGTTTTCTGATGAACTCAGAGTCTTCCCAGGGAAGTTCAGGACTGTGAGCCAGAGGCTGGAGGGAGACTCTTTCCTGAGATGTCACTACTGAGCTTCCACCTTGCTGCTAGGAGAAGGATCTTGGATCTCCCATTGCTTTGACTTTCAGAGGTAATTTCCTAGCAAGATATCTCCATATCAGGTCAGGTTCAGGCCCAGGCATGAGTAAAATGTTCCTGCTGGGTGACACAGGGAAAAGTACTAAATAGTCAGGATCCTGCTGCCTCCTTTGCCTTATGCTTGGAGACAGGggaaagcacagcaaagcacCTGCACAGGCCATCTGTCCAGTgtgggcagagaggaaaaggctggagATAAACTTCTCCTCAGCCAATATGAGTGTGTTGAAGTGGTGGAACAGGAGGAGACACCATGCCAGGCTCTGTTTAGgacaaggagaagaaaacaccagaaaagCAAATCCTTCCTTCAGGGCAGGAGTTTGTGAACCTGTCCTTTTGCTGCAGGAGGGGGGGTACActgtcctgcagctgtgggaaggagcagaCATTGGTGACATTTATTTGGCTGAGTATTGTGTATGAAGGGGAATGGGATCTTCACTGGCAGAAGATAAAGCTTCTCCTGTAAATCACCTATTTCTGTATGCTCAGGACACAGTTGTATAAATATGTTTTCCAACATTCTTAAAGCATTCAAGAAGTTATAAAATGGCAGATAAAGGATTGTCCACTCTacatagaataatttaggttggaaaaggctcTTCAGATCTTTACATGTCATTGTAGGGTCTGCACCTATATGTCAGGGCCCTATGCAACCTCCATTGCAGAAGATAAACTCACCTTTTCATAGGCTTGAAAAGTAGCTCTCAGCTGGCTATAGCTTCTCTTTGCTAGGACCACATTGAAAGCCAGCTCCTCTGTTCCCCAGCGGCCTTCTCCTGCCTTCAAAAGCACATGTTATTTTCTGGAAGCACTTGTTCACACACAGTAGAGACATGAAGTCAGCCACAACCCTGGATccatccagctccagcccatgctCCCCTTGCTCCTCTCTTTGTGTTGCCATTGCCCGTGTGCTTGGTTTGTTCAGTCCCCCTGAGGTAGCCCTTGCTGTGCAGGATGGGataaaaagggatttttgcaCAACTGCACTTACTTTGTACAGATCTGAGGCATCTTGCTCAGCAAGCTCTGCATTGACCTGCTGGGTCTCATCTCTGGTtgcctgcagaaaaggagataACTGtaaaaaaacacccaaccaaGCGCTGGTTTCCTTTCAGCTCACAGATATTTGTGTATCTCTGGCCCTGACAGAtttttgggttggggttttgcTGCCATCTGCTGACACGAGCCCGGGGATGGGCACGGTGGGACCCCCCCGGTTTGCTGAACCCTTCGTGTAGGGTTTGTCCCCAGCTTTATGTGCTGTGTGCTGAGCCCTGATGAGATGGCAAcgctgctgcccctggagcaggaAGGTGCCCAGTACCTGCAGTGAAGTGCTGATGCTTTTCACAGGGCTGGATATGCCCTGGTGActgtgaaatgttttcctgACTGACCTATGTACTCTGAGCATtcaccagcactgccatccctgGGAGAAATTATcgatgaaaaaaaaaagcaataaatgtATTTGCCACTCCTGAAAGTATACAGGAGGTTGGAAAGAGCTACACCAATGCTTCCCAGAATGAGAATCTAAACTGTGGTGTATTTAGTGATGTGACTGTTATGTCTTTAAAgcttcttttatttattcagtCTTTTCATTTCCCAGGGCTGTCGGATCAGACTGACCACCACATTGCATTTCTCAATGTGCTCCTATTTTTCTTAGTTATAATGTGTCTTTATGAAGGTGttgattttttgctttatttcatgaaaagtgtttaaaataaaatgtattctaatggaaaataagcttttttttgaTGAATGAAAAACTAACAGAACAGCAATCTCTTTCTTAGTTGTTCTGTATCTGAATTCTGGAATCCTTAGATGAGATGGAAATAAGATTTAGTGGTTTAGGGCAAAAATTCAGAATAATGGGGCCATGACCTCGAATGAGTATTCTAGCCTTTACCATGGTATAAATAACAGTAAAACAATCCTGTTATTTTCAAAGTATCAATATTGATAAAATTATCTGTGGTTTCATAAACAAAAATGGTACATATTAAAAAGCCATAGATATGAAAGGCTCTTATACTGAAGAATGCCTTTGTTTACTGTAATTACCTCATTAATATATTACATATCATAACTGCATTATTATAACTGCCAGACAATACTTTTTATGGTtactcagggaaaaaaggaaatatctcTGTCAGGCAGCTGCATAAGAGGAAAGTCCCCAGCCTCACCTCTAGCACCATGACTAATATCTTCTGTAGGGAGCCACTGGTGTCACTTTTAACATCAGACTCCAGATCCCTGTCAAACACTGGGAAGAAACAAAATCTATGAGAGTTAAACCAGTGAGAAAGGATTTAAATGAAGGCATTTGAAAGATAAAACTACTTACAACGCTTGTAGGCCTCCTTTATGTTTATGATTTcctaggaaaacaaaaaaataaataaagtaaaaatcaaataaataaataaataaataaataaataaataatgtgttATTAATTAATAAGTAAATGAGCAAACAAAACACCAGCAAGTCAGCACCATGCCTGTAGTGTGTgatgtcactgtcacattttctgaaaaatccccttaCCCAGGactcttctcctgggaagctgagaagtctcacagaaaaaggaaaacaatattatctcatttgcttctcctgtgttttgctgctttggaatgtagTTGGAGATTCTTTATCCAgtatgtgaattgttttaacttaatgaccaatcacagtcaaGCTGTGTCAGTACTCTAgaaggagtcacaagtttttcattattatcttttagccttctgtctgtatctttattctttagtatagttttaatatagtATTCTTTGATATAAAATCATAATATagtaaattagccttctaagaacatagagtcagattcatcatttccttcctgccctaAGGGACCCAGAAAATACCAGAGTGTGAAGTGCAGCAACCACGGGGGAGGGAGAAGCTGTGAATTCCCAGTTCCCGTTGAGGACAGTGCTTCAGTGCTTTGAGAGGTGCCTGATTCATGCAGGTGTCCCTCTGGTTTTCCCTGCATTTAGGCAAGAGTtaactatttctttttttcacaagGATCATGTTCCTGTGCCTCTGAACCACCAGAGCAGTGCCAAGGCTGCCCTTTAACATGTATCCAGGGATTATTCTCACCGGTGCCGCCCCCGTGCCATCCAAGGCAGGTAGGAGTAGGGTAAAGGAAGGAATGTGAATTTTATTGGTCTTAACTCCTGTTGGAGTTTCAGCTCTAGTATGGCAATCTTACTGCTGCAAACACTGGCAAGAGGCATttcagccacaggagctggacTGATCCCCGTTCCTCCTTGCAGGAATCCTGTTGGTGagctccttgccctgctgcccaaGGCAGGTCCCACAAGGTGGTGCCCTGACCTTGTTGCTCCGAGTGCAGAGGATCTCAATCAGCAGCGACTCGtctgtcccagctcccttcATCGCCCTCCGAAGCTCTCGGGCCTCGTACTCGCAGGGCAAGTCCAgcaaagccagcacagccttCTCAAAATTCCCACTCAGGTCTGCTTTCAGGTcctcttccatctcctgtgggGACAGTCAGGAGGGTTAGTGCAAAAGCTGAGGTGAGATTAGAGGATTTCTTAATTTGTTTCAGGGAATCTAATGACTTAAAAGCTCCTTCTCTGCCAAAAAGggacaaaacaatttttaaaggcctcaaaatacagactttttttttttttacaaaataaaatccctaAAAATTTTGGCTTCAGATTGACTGAAATGATTGTCCCATCTTCAAATACCAGTCAGTATCAGTCCAGTTATGACTCTTACTTGtgtaaataaatgcaaaatagtGTTTTGAAAAACTTTACAGGAGTTTACTCTCAAATAAAATAAGAAGCTTCCTCCTTTGAAAGAGCTGCCACACAGGGGATCAAACCAAAAACCTTTCTGTCAGTTTTGGTTAAAACTGACCTactggaaaaagcagcaggTTTCTGCAAGGTGCTTTTGTGCCAAGCGAGAGCATTTTTACACACACATACCCACACCAACCTTAAATCAAAATTCAGTAAGACCCTGGAGGAGAGCTGGCTAGTGCATGCTGAGGATGCCAGCTGAGGGTGCATTGGAACTCCTGTCTGCAGTTAACATCTCCTGCACTATGGGAAGCTTGACAAGGTCAGAACACTGAATGAGAAATCCAGCTCTATTATTCTCAAGTTCCTGCTTGCACAACTGCATGTGAACACTCAACTGCTCAAGTCAGAGGCTGCCATCTGTGCTGGAGCACTTTCAGCACACACCCCACAAATGCTGCAagttcctggagcagcaggagggagatggTACCACTTGTGCCTCCTTCCCAGGAGATtcaggctgcccaggagagcagaaggGTTGCTATGAGCTGATGCCACTGTGATGTTTCATGGCATTTGATAATTTCTAATGCCTAGATGTATTAACTCTCATTATAGAACAACATCTATAGTATTTATGTAACCAAAATCTGTATCATGCTTGCTGTAAATTTTACATATGGAAGGCTTTCATTCATCTTCTGTGCTGACTCTCTTATTGACAATTATTAATGAGCAAGCAGACACTAAGAAAATACCAGTTTAATAAAAAAGTCTGCAGGATTCAGGTGTTTACTGAAACAATATTTTagaagctttatttttcatacACACAAAATCATTAAGGCAGTTTATGCCTCCTGCAGAAATCAAGTGCCCAATGAAACTTCTTAGTTTTGCAACATGTTCTACTTCATGACTGGAAGAAATCAATTAAACTTCTATTAAATTCTTCTATTAAACTCAATAAATATAAAGTTGTGTGAAATCAAATAGTTTGTATGAATTTGCATCTGGTCTAAGTGGGACTCTGACTTATAATTTCCCTTTTACATTAACTTATTTTTCTGAACGTGCTGAAGATGAACacaagctgaaatattttctatttcagttaTGAATTATTTTCTAGCTCTCCCAGCTTTGATTAAAATGCTCTGATCTGGTTAAGGCTGACTTCAAGAAGATTCTGAGGCCTAAAATTAGAAGTATAATCAGTATTTGAGGAGATAAAATAAATTGCTGAATCAGAAAGTAACTGGTGTCCTCCTTAAATGCACTATGCCCTTgatattttcaaaagcagaggCCTGTAGGCTGTATTTTCAGAGGCAGTGGTTTCAAACAGAAAGGCCACTTATTTCAAAATACCTTGCTATACAAATCCTTGTACTTCTGCTTTATTTGTTGTCTCTGCTCCGATGTTCGACTTGATAAGacttcaataatttttttttcattggttCCTGAAAAAGAAGTTGTGCATAGGGATTTTATAATCAGGAATCTAatacagaggaaagaaaatgtggcctctaaagagaaaaaaaatcctctacATGTATCCCCAGTGGTTCCACCTTTAGGATTTGTAGCATTTAAGATTCTTTTGAGGATAATTTAAACTGTAGTCAGCTATGAtgttcaataaaataaaatttcaccATCTCATGTAGTTAATAGCAAAGAAATTGAGTCTTCTGT of Molothrus ater isolate BHLD 08-10-18 breed brown headed cowbird chromosome 1, BPBGC_Mater_1.1, whole genome shotgun sequence contains these proteins:
- the ANXA13 gene encoding annexin A13; amino-acid sequence: MGSSHSQTYKLAEDRRKPAVGAASLSADEPSAHKHHHHSSDAEKDAKKIHSACKGAGTNEKKIIEVLSSRTSEQRQQIKQKYKDLYSKEMEEDLKADLSGNFEKAVLALLDLPCEYEARELRRAMKGAGTDESLLIEILCTRSNKEIINIKEAYKRLFDRDLESDVKSDTSGSLQKILVMVLEATRDETQQVNAELAEQDASDLYKAGEGRWGTEELAFNVVLAKRSYSQLRATFQAYEKVCGKDIEESIKSETSGDLEKAYLTLVSCAKDCPGYFATLLHKSMKGAGTDEETLIRILVTRAESDLPAIKEKFQQMYKKPLAEAVHSDTSGDFRKLLLAILH